GCGATCTGGCCAACCGAATGCGGGCCTCGGCTTTCGAAATGGATCGACAGCTTGCAAAAATCGGGCGCTCCGTCGATCGCGACGACTGGGTGATGTCGCCGCAGACGGTGAACGCCTACTACGATCCGTCTTTGAACGAGATGGTCCTTCCGGCCGGCATTCTGCAGCCGCCGTTGTTCTGGCCGGCCCGCGACAGCAGGCTGGCCTTCGGCGCTATCGGCGTCATTGCCGGCCACGAGCTGACGCACGGTTTCGACGACCAGGGCCGGAAGTTCGACGGGCAGGGCAACCTGCGCGAGTGGTGGACGCCGGCCGTCGAGCGCGCCTTCAACGACAGTGTCCAGTGCGTGGTCTCGCAGTACGACGGCTACACCGTGTTGCCCGGCGTGCACGTGCAGGGCAAGCTGACCGCGGGAGAGAACATCGCCGACATGGGTGGCCTGCGCCTCGGGTATCGGGCGTTCCGGGAAGCGACGCGGGCATCTCCGATCGGGGCCGGGGCGGAGAATTTCACACCCGAACAGCAGTTCTTCGTGACCTTCGCGCAATCGTGGTGCACGAAACGACGAGACGAGTACGCGCGCCTGATGGCGACCGTCGACGTGCACGCGCCGCCCCGCTACCGCGTCAACGGCGCAGCCGCCGACCTCGAGGGTTTTCGGGAGGCGTTTGCCTGCCACGCCGGCGCGGCCCTGGCGCCTGCGCGCGGGTGCCGCGTGTGGTGAACAGCAGCAACACGGCCGAAGCTCATCACACGCTGTCAGCGCTCACCCTTTCTTGTGGGATGACGCTTGCGCGGCCTTGTTGCCCGGCTTGGCGCTGTCTTTCTTCGCCGGTGTCAACTGGGCGTGCTCGGCTCCCTTCGCCGCTGCGGCTTTCCCGGGTTGCGCGGTCGCTAGCTTGGCCGTCAGGTCGGCGACCTGAGAGGTCAGCTCTTTCTCATGGGTGTGGGCGGTATCGAGCTGGGTCTTCAGGCCGTCGCGCTCAGTGGTGACGCTCGTGAGGTCGGCCTTTGTCTTTTCCAGATCGGCCTTCGACGAATCGCAGCCTGCCATCGCGACAGCCGCGACGAGAGCGCTCCCGAGAAATATGGTGTGAACCTTCATCTCATGATCCTCCGTGGGTTTGTCCTGCGTCGACGGGCGATTCGGTCGACAGGGTCGACCTCGCTCTCAGCATCTTTCATTCCAAAGCCACCAGGCCGGCAATGCCGACCAGCACGTTTCGCGACGTTTGTTTTTGGGACGCTACGCGCGCGATCGGTAGTTTTCCGAACGAGCTGCGGGCGGCGTCACCCGGTCGGCGGACCCGCCGGCGCCTCCATCGAGGCGCGCGCGATAGGCCCGCAGGATGCTCCGGTGCGTGAGCCAGCCGATCGCCGCCCGCTCCTGATTCAGAACTGCCAGCCCGGGCAAGTCATCGCCCACCAGGGCGTGCAACGCCCCGTCCAGTTTGTCGTCGGGCTTCACCGTCGGCGCTCCCTTGGCCAGATCGCCGATCGCCACGTCTGATCGGCTGGTGCGTATCGCGGTCTCCACCTCGCGCGCAGTGATGAGCCCGCGGTACCGTCCGTCGTCGTCGACGACGGGCAGCACGTCGCGGTGCTCGTCGGACAGCCGCTTGATCGCCGTGGCCAGCGCTTCGCTTTGGTGCAGCGGGCGGGGAATCGGTTCCATGGCGTCCTTGACGGCCATGCCCTCGATGGGATTGGCGGCGGGCTGGCGGGACAGATCGATTCCGCGCCGGCGCAGCTTCAACGTGTAGATCGTGTCGCGGGTAATCAGGTTGGCGATCCAGGTCGCCACCGCCACGGCGGAGAGCAGCGGCAGGATGATCCGGTACTCGCCCGTCAATTCGAAGATGATGATCACCGCGGTCAGCGGGGCGCGCGCCGCCGCCGCGAACAGCGCGCCCATCCCGATCAGTCCATACGCGCCCGCGGGTCCGGTGATGGTCGGCGCCAGCCGGTGCAGGAGATCTCCGTAGCCCGAGCCCAGCATCGCCCCGATGAACATCGACGGCGCAAAGACTCCGCCCGAGCCTCCCATCCCGATGGTCACACTGGTGGCGACGATCTTGCCGGCGAGCAGGAGCATCAATAGCGAGAAGGTGTATCGGCTGGCGATCGCCTGCTCCATCACCGGATATCCGACGCCGTACATCTGCGGCAGCGCCAGCAAGATCAGCCCCAGCAACACGCCGCCCACCGCGGGTCGCAATCCCTCCGGCCCACGCCAGAGGCGTTCGACGAGATCCTCGATGGCGTAAAGGACGCGGACGAACCCGATGCCGGCCAGCGCCGCCAGCAAGCCGAGGCCGGCATAAAGCCCGTACTCCCAGTTGGACGCCACTTCGAAGGCGGGCAGGGCCAAAAACGCCTTTGCGCCGAACGCCGCCCGGCCAATGATGTTCGCCGCCACCGACGACAGCACCACCACGCCGAAGGGCTCGGCCTCGAAATCGCGCAGGATCAGCTCCAGCGCGAAGACCACGCCGGCGATGGGCGCGTTGAAGGTGGCGGAGATCCCGCCCGCCGCGCCGCAGGCCACCAGCAGGCGCAGACGCGACTCCGGCACGCGCAGCAGTTGCCCCAGCGCCGATCCCAGCGCCGAGCCGATCTGGACGATCGGACCCTCGCGCCCGACGGAGCCGCCCGAGCCGATACAGAGAGCCGAGGCCAGCGACTTGACGATCGCCACCCGCGGGCGGATGCGCGCGCCGCCCTCCGCCACCGCCAACATCACCTCGGGAACGCCGTGGCCGCGCGCCTCGGGGGCGAACCGGGCGATCAAGGGGCCGTACAGAAGCCCGCCCACCACCGGCGCCAGCGGCAAGAACCAGACGCCCAGCGCCGCCACGAAGGGGTTGGCGGCATGGTCGGCGGCGCTGTAGTCGGGGTGGCCGGTGAAGACGATCGTCAGCCACATGATGAGATAACGGAACAGGACCGCGCCCAGCCCGGCGCCGATCCCGACCGCCAGCGCCAAGATGGCCAGGCCGCGGGTGCGGCCATGCACCCAGTCGAAAAGCCTTTTGCCTGTCGCGGGCGCGGGCAAGGTTCGTTGACGTGACTTGGCTTCAGTCATCGCACCGGACTTAGGTCGTCCGAGGCTTGTCGAACAGGTCCGATCGCGCCCTCCTGGGTGAGTCGTCGCCGGTCTCCAAGATCGTCCCCGGCGCAGTTACAGCCGCACCGCTCATCGGTTGTGCGTCGTCCAGCAGCAGCCGATCGAGGCGGAGGAGTTTCAGGATCGCCAGCGGTTGACCTTGCGGCTCGCGGAGCACGACGTCGCAGTCCCGTCGCCGCATCCGCTTGTAGAACTGGAATAGAAGGCGAACGCCAACACCGTCGATAAGGCGTAGCTGCTTCAAATTGATTTCCACCAGCGGTCGCTGCTGGGCAGCGCTCTCGTCGAGCGCTTGGCAAAACTTGCCCGCCGTGTTGGCGTCCAGTTCGCCGGCGATCGCGATGTTCGTGCTCTCGGAACTCGTCACGATTGAAAAACGCATAGCTCCCCTCGGCCCAACCATTCCCATTCAAAACGAAAAGCAAGTTCCGTTCCGGCCTGGATCTTCGGCGCAAACCCGGAATCGTCGGCATCACCGCTGACCTGACGGAACGCCGATCGGCTAAAGATCGCCCATTTCAAATGGCGTCGGGTAAGGGAATGAACGCCTCGCGCCGCCCGGCTTTGCGGTTGCCTTCAGATCGCCTGTTTCCCGGCGTCGATCTCGGTGCTGGGTCGCGGCGCGGCGTATCTTCCTTGCGACAGATCAATGATGTGCTGAACCACCCGCGCGATCGAATAGGCCGCCATGATGACGCCGGAGATTGGCATCACCACGTACCAGTACGCCTTCGAGATGGAAAAGACTGGCGACGTGTCACTGGCGCCATCGATCAGCACGTAGGACTCGTAGACGAACAGGATGAGGAAAGGCAGACAAAGAAACTCGGTGATCAAGGCCAGGATCTTGCGCTGGCGATCGGTCTTGAGGACCAGGTCCGCCACCATGGTTATCGCGAAGTGCCCTTTTTCTCGCCACAGCGCCGCTGCGCCCAGGAAAACCAACCACCCGAAAAAGAACTCGACCACCTCGTCGGTCCAGGCCGCCGAGCCGATGCTGAACAGGCGAATGACCACGATGAAGGTCACCAGGAGCATCAGCGACGCAGTGGTGGCGATCATCAGCGCCGACAAGATACGTCCGACGAGGGTGTCCACTTTCTTCAGCAGCGCGATCATGTGGGGCCTCCCATCACCAGATGCGGAAGCCAGGTGACGACGCCAGGAACAAAGGTCGTCAGAATCAGGACCACCCCGATCGCCACCATGAACGGGATCAGTTCCTTGGTCAGCTCGATGATCGACACCTTGGCGATCGACGACATCGCGTACAGCACCATGCCCACCGGCGGGGTGAGCAATCCGATCATCAGATTGAGGGTCATCATGACGCCGAAGTGCACCGGATCAATTCCCAGCCGGGTGACCACTGGATAAAAGACCGGGATGGTCATCAACATCACCGCGATGCCTTCCATGAAGCAACCCATGGCCAGCAGGATCATGTTGATGATCACCAGAACCACCCACCTGTTGTTTGAAAGAGACGTCAGGGCGTTGATCAGGGCATCCGGCACGTGCAAGAAGATCAGCAGCCAACCGAACAGCCCGGCCGCGGCGACGATCCACATCACCTGAGCGGTGGCGGCGGCGGTCTCGAGAAGGACCTTCGGCAGATCGGAAAATTTGAACTCGCGATAGACGAACTTGCCCAGAAGCAGGGCGTAAAGGCAGGCGACCACCGACGCTTCGGTCGGGGTGAAGAACCCACCCAGAATGCCGCCCATGATGATCGCCGGGGTCACCACGGCAGCGATGCCATCGGCCAGCGCGCGCACGATCTCCTTGAACGTGGCTCGTTTCTCCGATGGGTAGCCGCGGCGGCGCGCGGTGATGGCCACCACCACCATCATCGAAATTCCCATCAGAATGCCGGGCAACGCGCCGCCCAGGAACAGCGAGCCGATCGATACGCCGGTCATCGATCCGAAGATCACCAGCGGAACCGAGGGAGGAATGACCGGTCCCATGGTCGCCGCCGCGCCGGATACCGCCGCCGCGAAGGCCCTGCCGTATCCGCGTTCGTTCATCGCCTTGACCTGGATGGCGCCCAACCCCATCGCGTCGGCCAAGGCCGAACCCGACATGCCGGCGAAGATCATCGCCCCCACCACACAGACGTGGCCGAGGCCCCCCCGGATGTGACCGACCAGGGCCAGCGCGACCTTGAAGATCCGCTTGGTCATGCCGCCGGTGTTCATCAGATTTCCGGCCAAGATGAAGAACGGAATTGCCAGCAAGGGGAACGACGTTGTGCTGGCGTAGATTCGCTGCGCCATGATGTTCAACGTGGACGCATCGGCCAAGGTCACGAAGCCGATGACGGCCGTCAGTCCCATGGCAACGGCGATCGGCATTCCGATCGCCATCAAGGCGATCAGCAAAGCGAAGACAAGAATGGCGTTCATGCGCGATGGTTCCGTTTTGCAAAGAAGCCGGCGGATTTCGGGCCGCCGGCTTCAAGAAAGAAGGGTTGCCTGAACTATTTCTTTCGCTCTTT
This genomic stretch from Polyangia bacterium harbors:
- a CDS encoding chloride channel protein, which gives rise to MHGRTRGLAILALAVGIGAGLGAVLFRYLIMWLTIVFTGHPDYSAADHAANPFVAALGVWFLPLAPVVGGLLYGPLIARFAPEARGHGVPEVMLAVAEGGARIRPRVAIVKSLASALCIGSGGSVGREGPIVQIGSALGSALGQLLRVPESRLRLLVACGAAGGISATFNAPIAGVVFALELILRDFEAEPFGVVVLSSVAANIIGRAAFGAKAFLALPAFEVASNWEYGLYAGLGLLAALAGIGFVRVLYAIEDLVERLWRGPEGLRPAVGGVLLGLILLALPQMYGVGYPVMEQAIASRYTFSLLMLLLAGKIVATSVTIGMGGSGGVFAPSMFIGAMLGSGYGDLLHRLAPTITGPAGAYGLIGMGALFAAAARAPLTAVIIIFELTGEYRIILPLLSAVAVATWIANLITRDTIYTLKLRRRGIDLSRQPAANPIEGMAVKDAMEPIPRPLHQSEALATAIKRLSDEHRDVLPVVDDDGRYRGLITAREVETAIRTSRSDVAIGDLAKGAPTVKPDDKLDGALHALVGDDLPGLAVLNQERAAIGWLTHRSILRAYRARLDGGAGGSADRVTPPAARSENYRSRA
- a CDS encoding STAS domain-containing protein, whose product is MRFSIVTSSESTNIAIAGELDANTAGKFCQALDESAAQQRPLVEINLKQLRLIDGVGVRLLFQFYKRMRRRDCDVVLREPQGQPLAILKLLRLDRLLLDDAQPMSGAAVTAPGTILETGDDSPRRARSDLFDKPRTT
- a CDS encoding TRAP transporter small permease, whose amino-acid sequence is MIALLKKVDTLVGRILSALMIATTASLMLLVTFIVVIRLFSIGSAAWTDEVVEFFFGWLVFLGAAALWREKGHFAITMVADLVLKTDRQRKILALITEFLCLPFLILFVYESYVLIDGASDTSPVFSISKAYWYVVMPISGVIMAAYSIARVVQHIIDLSQGRYAAPRPSTEIDAGKQAI
- a CDS encoding TRAP transporter large permease, which produces MNAILVFALLIALMAIGMPIAVAMGLTAVIGFVTLADASTLNIMAQRIYASTTSFPLLAIPFFILAGNLMNTGGMTKRIFKVALALVGHIRGGLGHVCVVGAMIFAGMSGSALADAMGLGAIQVKAMNERGYGRAFAAAVSGAAATMGPVIPPSVPLVIFGSMTGVSIGSLFLGGALPGILMGISMMVVVAITARRRGYPSEKRATFKEIVRALADGIAAVVTPAIIMGGILGGFFTPTEASVVACLYALLLGKFVYREFKFSDLPKVLLETAAATAQVMWIVAAAGLFGWLLIFLHVPDALINALTSLSNNRWVVLVIINMILLAMGCFMEGIAVMLMTIPVFYPVVTRLGIDPVHFGVMMTLNLMIGLLTPPVGMVLYAMSSIAKVSIIELTKELIPFMVAIGVVLILTTFVPGVVTWLPHLVMGGPT